From Roseibium alexandrii DFL-11, the proteins below share one genomic window:
- a CDS encoding fumarate hydratase has product MNAPVTPPDYQHSALFPQGEDTTPYRKLSSDHVKTAEFNGEEVLVVEPEGLRLLAEEAFKDINHFLRPGHLEQLQKILDDPEATENDKFVAFDLLKNANIASHGVLPMCQDTGTAIIMGKKGRRVWTSGGDEAALGEGARDAYFKKNLRYSQLAPISMFEEKNTKNNMPAQIELYSEGEDAYKFLFMAKGGGSANKTFLFQGTPSLLTHDRMIDFLKEKILTLGTAACPPYHLAIVIGGTSAEMNLKTAKYASARYLDGLPTEGSEAGHAFRDLAMEEEIHKLTQATGVGAQFGGKYFCHDVRVIRLPRHGASLPIGLAVSCSADRQAVGKITKDGIFLEQLEMHPEKYLPEITDDHLGGDVVEIDLTKSMSEILGELTKHPIKTRLSLTGTLIVARDAAHAKLRERLEAGEPLPDYIKNHPVYYAGPAKTPDGMPSGSFGPTTAGRMDAYVDQFQAAGGSMVMLAKGNRSAQVRRACQAHGGFYLGSIGGPAARLAQDCIKKVEVVEFEELGMEAVWKIEVENFPAFIVVDDKGNDFFKELNLG; this is encoded by the coding sequence ATGAACGCGCCCGTCACCCCGCCAGACTATCAGCACAGCGCCCTCTTCCCGCAAGGCGAAGACACGACGCCCTATCGCAAGCTGAGCTCTGACCATGTTAAAACAGCCGAATTTAACGGCGAAGAAGTTTTGGTCGTCGAGCCGGAAGGCCTGCGCCTTCTTGCCGAAGAGGCTTTCAAGGACATCAACCACTTTTTGCGCCCGGGGCACCTCGAACAGCTGCAGAAGATCCTCGATGATCCGGAAGCCACTGAAAACGACAAGTTCGTCGCCTTTGATCTCTTGAAGAACGCCAACATCGCCTCCCATGGAGTCTTGCCGATGTGCCAGGACACCGGCACGGCGATCATCATGGGCAAGAAGGGCCGCCGTGTGTGGACCTCCGGCGGCGACGAGGCAGCGCTCGGTGAAGGTGCGCGCGATGCCTATTTCAAGAAGAACTTGCGCTATTCGCAGCTCGCGCCGATCTCCATGTTCGAGGAGAAAAACACCAAGAACAACATGCCGGCGCAAATCGAGCTCTATTCAGAAGGCGAGGACGCCTACAAGTTCCTGTTCATGGCCAAGGGCGGTGGATCTGCGAACAAGACCTTCCTCTTCCAGGGAACACCGTCGCTCCTGACCCACGACCGCATGATCGACTTCCTGAAGGAAAAGATCCTGACGCTCGGGACAGCGGCCTGCCCGCCCTATCACCTGGCGATCGTCATCGGCGGAACCTCAGCGGAGATGAACCTGAAGACGGCGAAATACGCGTCAGCCCGCTATCTCGACGGCCTGCCGACCGAAGGCTCGGAAGCCGGACATGCGTTCCGGGATCTCGCGATGGAGGAAGAGATCCACAAGCTGACCCAGGCAACCGGCGTTGGCGCACAGTTCGGCGGCAAATACTTCTGCCACGACGTCCGCGTGATCCGCCTCCCGCGCCACGGCGCCTCCCTGCCGATCGGTCTGGCCGTGTCCTGCTCCGCCGACCGTCAGGCCGTCGGCAAGATCACCAAGGACGGAATTTTCCTGGAACAGCTTGAAATGCATCCGGAAAAGTATCTGCCGGAAATCACCGATGATCACTTGGGCGGTGACGTCGTCGAGATTGACCTCACCAAATCGATGTCCGAGATCCTCGGGGAACTCACAAAGCATCCAATCAAGACCCGTCTCTCCCTGACCGGAACACTGATCGTTGCCCGTGATGCGGCCCACGCAAAACTGCGCGAACGGCTGGAGGCCGGCGAGCCCCTGCCCGACTACATCAAGAACCACCCGGTTTATTACGCAGGCCCCGCCAAGACCCCTGACGGCATGCCCTCCGGCTCCTTTGGGCCGACAACGGCCGGCCGCATGGACGCCTATGTAGATCAGTTCCAGGCTGCCGGTGGCTCGATGGTGATGCTGGCAAAGGGCAACCGCTCCGCTCAAGTCCGCCGCGCCTGCCAGGCCCATGGCGGGTTTTATCTCGGCTCCATCGGCGGCCCGGCAGCCCGGCTTGCCCAGGACTGCATCAAGAAGGTCGAAGTCGTCGAGTTCGAGGAACTTGGCATGGAAGCGGTCTGGAAAATCGAAGTCGAAAACTTCCCCGCCTTCATCGTCGTCGACGACAAGGGCAACGACTTCTTCAAGGAGCTGAATTTGGGGTGA
- a CDS encoding cytochrome b has protein sequence MYRNTPTGYGRIAIFFHWTMALLIIGMLAFGLYLKQLPQTDPNLFQFYQLHKSFGFVVLALAAFRLIWRLANPSPKLPAEMPALEKLAAHLGHIGLYALIFAMPITGWFMVSASPWGIPTVVFNVLPIPHLPYPEALGTKEQAETFFMILHEYGAYLLIALVVVHIAAALKHHFIAKDDTLKRMTSTEPAQNALKSHSEKAKA, from the coding sequence ATGTATCGCAATACGCCAACCGGTTATGGCCGGATAGCCATTTTCTTTCACTGGACCATGGCCCTGCTGATAATCGGCATGCTCGCCTTCGGACTTTATCTCAAGCAGCTGCCGCAGACCGACCCGAACCTTTTTCAGTTCTACCAACTGCATAAGTCATTCGGCTTTGTCGTTCTGGCCCTTGCAGCATTCAGACTGATTTGGCGTCTGGCAAATCCTTCGCCGAAACTGCCTGCTGAAATGCCGGCTCTTGAAAAACTTGCAGCTCATCTCGGCCACATTGGGCTCTATGCCCTGATCTTCGCAATGCCGATCACAGGCTGGTTCATGGTGTCAGCATCGCCCTGGGGCATCCCGACAGTGGTGTTCAACGTTCTGCCGATCCCACACCTGCCGTATCCGGAGGCCCTTGGAACAAAAGAACAGGCCGAAACCTTTTTCATGATCCTCCATGAATACGGTGCGTATCTGTTAATCGCCCTGGTGGTTGTTCACATCGCTGCCGCACTGAAGCACCACTTCATTGCGAAGGACGACACCTTGAAGCGGATGACATCAACCGAGCCGGCCCAAAACGCGCTTAAATCACATTCTGAGAAAGCCAAAGCATGA
- a CDS encoding YceI family protein — MIRLATSAFALSVLAGAAVAEPVAFDFDKSHSNLSFTYDHLGYSTTDGRFGDWDGTLLIDKETPSNSSIEFTIQIGSLDTFWADRDKHLLSADFFDAEKFPEATFKSTSVEQTGEKQLEVTGDLTIKGITKPATLTVDVKAMGEHPMAKKESVGFAVNTVIKRSDFGMDMFVPYVGDEVTITFHTETLTTAATN, encoded by the coding sequence ATGATCCGTCTTGCTACATCTGCCTTCGCCCTGTCCGTTCTCGCTGGCGCTGCTGTCGCCGAACCTGTTGCGTTCGACTTCGACAAATCCCACTCCAACCTGTCCTTCACGTACGATCACCTTGGTTACTCCACCACCGATGGCCGTTTTGGTGACTGGGATGGTACCCTTCTGATCGACAAGGAAACACCGTCCAATTCCTCAATCGAGTTCACCATTCAGATCGGCAGCCTCGATACATTCTGGGCAGACCGCGACAAGCACCTCCTGAGCGCCGACTTCTTTGACGCTGAGAAGTTCCCGGAAGCGACCTTCAAGAGCACAAGCGTTGAACAAACCGGGGAGAAGCAACTTGAAGTCACCGGCGATCTCACCATCAAAGGCATCACGAAGCCGGCGACCCTGACCGTTGATGTCAAGGCAATGGGTGAGCATCCGATGGCGAAGAAGGAATCGGTTGGTTTTGCCGTAAACACCGTGATCAAACGCTCTGACTTCGGCATGGACATGTTCGTGCCCTATGTAGGTGACGAGGTCACGATCACGTTCCACACAGAAACGCTGACGACTGCCGCAACAAACTAA
- a CDS encoding YceI family protein: MTLKSLALISCTLSFLTVQPALAATWTVDPAQSTLGFEVQQGSSALTGRFTSWDASIEFDPDAPENADISATIRPASASTGNAQFDGTLPNGDWFDTAAFPDATFTADSVERVEGDSYRANGTLTIKGVSMPLVLDFTLAINGDTATANGVATLNRIEYGLGSGVGTDTVGDAVTVTLNLTATR, translated from the coding sequence ATGACACTGAAATCACTTGCACTCATCAGCTGCACCTTGTCTTTCCTGACCGTGCAGCCCGCGCTTGCCGCGACATGGACCGTTGACCCGGCGCAGAGCACACTTGGGTTCGAAGTCCAGCAAGGCAGCAGCGCTTTGACAGGACGATTTACCTCCTGGGACGCTTCAATCGAGTTTGACCCGGACGCGCCGGAGAACGCCGATATTTCGGCAACCATCCGTCCGGCCAGCGCCTCCACCGGCAACGCCCAGTTTGACGGGACCCTGCCGAATGGCGATTGGTTTGACACCGCCGCGTTTCCGGACGCGACCTTCACCGCCGACAGCGTCGAACGGGTGGAAGGCGACAGTTACCGGGCAAACGGAACGCTCACGATCAAGGGCGTGTCCATGCCGCTCGTCCTGGACTTTACACTGGCTATCAATGGCGACACCGCCACAGCCAATGGCGTGGCGACTTTAAACCGTATTGAATACGGCCTTGGATCCGGTGTCGGAACAGATACCGTCGGCGATGCTGTCACTGTCACGCTCAATCTGACAGCGACCCGCTGA